From Deltaproteobacteria bacterium, the proteins below share one genomic window:
- a CDS encoding amidohydrolase family protein, with amino-acid sequence MKSGSDRQPGVVYAASRLVVDADTTFAPGALAVADGNVLLAGTRDDVLRAAPAGFARAEFPSAAIVPGLVNAHVHLQIPRFEDPSGKPLPIPASFTDWILRVIVWKRGPDTHRFAPDFAAAAREALSFGTTAAGEIAGPDLSVYRSCPLRARIFAEGIGFLPEVAPEILESVKGALDRLDDLGASNPLLSSGVSPHTLYTVGETLLRFLAALASEKELPACLHLAESPQEMAFLADGGGEIATRLYPAVGRDVSWFRGLGRNVPEYLRDAGLLREGVVLVHNVHLSRTELDGLRGGGARFVLCPRSNAAHRHGDPDVTHFVDSGVPFALGTDSLGSVPDLSLWAEMMAARSLYRGGKKEDVLCRELFRAATTSGAGALSLPGGILAPGGPADFAVVDDPGGHGGRFFRNLLERTGRENVRLTVVAGRPAHGGAERSR; translated from the coding sequence GTGAAATCGGGCTCGGACCGACAGCCCGGGGTGGTGTACGCGGCCTCCCGACTGGTCGTGGACGCCGATACGACGTTCGCCCCCGGCGCGCTGGCCGTGGCGGACGGGAACGTCCTCCTCGCGGGGACGCGGGACGACGTCCTGAGGGCGGCACCCGCCGGATTCGCGAGGGCGGAGTTCCCAAGCGCGGCGATCGTTCCCGGGCTGGTCAACGCGCACGTCCACCTGCAGATCCCCCGGTTCGAAGATCCATCGGGCAAGCCGCTTCCGATCCCGGCGTCGTTCACGGACTGGATCCTGCGGGTGATCGTCTGGAAGCGGGGTCCGGATACCCACCGGTTTGCCCCCGACTTCGCCGCCGCGGCGCGGGAAGCTCTATCCTTCGGCACCACGGCGGCCGGGGAGATCGCGGGTCCGGACCTCTCCGTGTACCGGTCGTGCCCTCTCCGCGCGCGGATCTTCGCGGAGGGGATCGGTTTCCTCCCCGAGGTCGCTCCGGAGATTCTCGAATCCGTGAAGGGCGCGCTCGATCGGCTCGACGACCTGGGCGCCTCCAATCCGCTGCTCTCCAGCGGTGTCTCGCCCCACACCCTGTACACCGTCGGCGAAACGCTCCTTCGGTTCCTCGCGGCGCTCGCGTCCGAAAAGGAACTCCCCGCCTGCCTCCACCTGGCAGAGTCTCCGCAGGAGATGGCGTTTCTCGCGGACGGCGGGGGGGAGATCGCCACGCGTCTCTACCCCGCGGTCGGGCGGGACGTATCCTGGTTCCGCGGCCTGGGACGGAACGTGCCGGAGTACCTCCGCGATGCCGGCCTTTTGCGGGAGGGAGTCGTGCTGGTGCATAATGTCCACCTCTCGCGCACGGAGCTGGACGGGCTGCGGGGAGGCGGGGCGCGGTTCGTCCTGTGCCCGCGGAGCAACGCGGCGCACCGCCACGGCGACCCGGACGTGACCCACTTCGTCGATTCGGGCGTACCGTTCGCCCTGGGGACCGACAGCCTGGGGTCGGTGCCGGACCTGTCCCTCTGGGCGGAGATGATGGCCGCGCGGTCGCTGTACAGGGGCGGAAAGAAGGAAGACGTTCTCTGCCGGGAGCTGTTCCGCGCGGCGACCACGAGCGGGGCCGGCGCGCTATCCCTGCCCGGCGGGATCCTCGCCCCGGGGGGTCCGGCCGACTTCGCGGTCGTGGACGACCCGGGAGGCCACGGCGGACGGTTTTTCCGGAACCTGCTGGAGCGGACCGGGCGGGAGAACGTGCGGTTGACCGTCGTGGCCGGCCGGCCGGCGCACGGCGGCGCGGAACGGAGCCGATAA
- the smpB gene encoding SsrA-binding protein SmpB, with protein MAGKPDRTEKPSAPAVKVVATNRRARHEYEILETFECGLALEGYEVKSIREGRVTIADGYAAFRGNEAFVENVHVTPYSHGDLRVIDPLRVRKLLLKRREIDHIFGKVKERGLTVIPLKMYFKGPRVKLEIGLARGKKLYDKRHDIAERDARRDIERATRTRGKRGSGD; from the coding sequence ATGGCCGGGAAGCCCGACAGGACCGAAAAGCCGAGCGCGCCCGCCGTCAAGGTGGTCGCCACGAACCGGCGCGCCCGGCACGAGTACGAGATCCTCGAAACGTTCGAGTGCGGCCTGGCGCTCGAAGGGTACGAGGTGAAATCGATCCGGGAGGGACGGGTCACCATCGCCGACGGGTACGCCGCGTTCCGGGGGAACGAGGCGTTCGTCGAGAACGTGCACGTCACCCCCTACTCCCACGGAGACCTGAGGGTGATCGATCCGCTCCGGGTCCGCAAGCTGCTCCTCAAGCGCAGGGAGATCGACCACATCTTCGGTAAAGTGAAGGAGCGGGGGCTTACCGTCATCCCGCTGAAGATGTACTTCAAGGGGCCGCGGGTGAAGCTCGAGATCGGGCTGGCGCGGGGGAAGAAGCTGTACGACAAGCGCCACGACATCGCCGAGCGCGACGCGCGGCGGGATATCGAACGGGCGACCCGGACCCGCGGGAAACGCGGCTCGGGCGACTGA
- a CDS encoding aspartate 1-decarboxylase — MMKSMLKCKIHRATVTDAVLHYEGSVTIDKTLMDAAGLAEYEQVHIWNVDNGNRFTTYVIDGEADSGVICLNGAAARQVSKGDLVIIAAFSMYDEKELANFQPTLVYVDRKNRITDVKRKVESESQRPRVAAVV, encoded by the coding sequence ATGATGAAGTCGATGCTGAAATGCAAGATCCACCGGGCCACGGTGACCGACGCCGTGCTGCACTACGAGGGGAGCGTCACGATCGACAAGACGCTGATGGACGCGGCGGGGCTGGCCGAGTACGAGCAGGTGCACATCTGGAACGTGGACAACGGGAACCGGTTCACGACGTACGTCATCGACGGGGAGGCGGACTCCGGCGTGATCTGCCTGAACGGCGCCGCCGCCCGCCAGGTGAGCAAGGGCGACCTGGTGATCATCGCCGCCTTCTCCATGTACGACGAGAAGGAGCTCGCGAACTTCCAGCCGACGCTGGTCTACGTGGACCGGAAGAACCGGATCACGGACGTGAAGCGGAAGGTCGAGTCGGAGAGCCAGCGCCCCCGCGTCGCGGCCGTCGTCTGA
- a CDS encoding histone deacetylase, with protein sequence MTNNVTGVFYHPSFSRRSYLTVGARLADFPEALDGVLRTGRAKLYEPGPVSRELLLKVHTPGLIDGVQGDPLCSTAWHSAGGVVMAGEKIAGGGIANAFAFIGAGGHHSGRDFFGGYCCFNDVALCIVNLREKFGYRRFAILDTDAHHGDGTRELFRSDPDVLHVCVCGTEYRSPDGTKVDLPFPDAGGGGREKRSMNDAYLDLVRRELPDKVRRFRPDLLFWYFGFDTHQGDYGDIGLTGPCYWGIATLMREVAEEACGGRLEVVLGGGSHTRLATYLIPPVIERLAGL encoded by the coding sequence ATGACGAATAACGTCACCGGCGTCTTTTACCACCCGTCCTTCTCCCGGCGCAGCTACCTCACGGTCGGCGCGCGCCTGGCCGACTTCCCCGAAGCGCTGGACGGGGTCCTGCGGACCGGCCGGGCGAAGCTCTACGAGCCCGGGCCCGTTTCCCGGGAGCTCCTGCTGAAGGTCCACACCCCGGGGCTGATCGACGGGGTGCAGGGAGACCCGTTATGTTCGACCGCGTGGCATTCGGCGGGCGGCGTGGTGATGGCGGGAGAGAAGATCGCCGGGGGCGGGATCGCGAACGCCTTCGCCTTCATCGGCGCGGGGGGGCACCACTCCGGACGCGATTTCTTCGGGGGGTACTGCTGCTTCAACGACGTCGCCCTCTGCATCGTCAATCTCCGGGAGAAGTTCGGGTACCGGCGGTTCGCGATCCTCGACACGGACGCCCACCACGGCGACGGCACGCGGGAGCTGTTCCGTTCCGACCCCGACGTGCTGCACGTGTGCGTCTGCGGAACGGAGTACCGGTCCCCCGACGGCACGAAGGTGGACCTCCCGTTTCCCGACGCCGGCGGGGGCGGGCGGGAAAAGCGTTCCATGAACGACGCGTACCTCGACCTGGTCCGGCGGGAGCTCCCCGATAAGGTCCGACGGTTCCGGCCCGACCTCCTCTTCTGGTATTTCGGATTCGACACCCACCAGGGCGACTACGGCGACATCGGTCTCACCGGCCCGTGCTACTGGGGCATCGCCACCCTGATGCGGGAAGTCGCGGAAGAGGCGTGCGGGGGGAGGCTCGAAGTGGTGCTCGGCGGCGGCAGTCACACCCGACTGGCGACGTACCTGATCCCGCCGGTCATCGAGCGTCTG